In one window of Branchiostoma floridae strain S238N-H82 chromosome 14, Bfl_VNyyK, whole genome shotgun sequence DNA:
- the LOC118430375 gene encoding triosephosphate isomerase-like isoform X1 — translation MAGNNRKFFVGGNWKMNGSKDSINEICGWLTAGDRGDTEVVVGPPTAYLGYVQEKLAGSGVYAAAQNCYKVPKGAFTGEISPAMIKDIGCEWVILGHSERRNVFGESDELIAEKIEHALAEGLKVIACIGEKLEEREGGQTEEVVFRQTTAFKDKVKDWGKVVLAYEPVWAIGTGKVATPQQAQEVHASLRTWLSENVSPAVANSLRIIYGGSVSASNCKELATQGDIDGFLVGGASLKPDFVKIINARKA, via the exons ATGGCGGGAAACAACCGAAAGTTTTTCGTGGGCGGGAACTGGAAGATGAACGGCAGTAAAGACTCCATCAACGAGATCTGCGGGTGGCTGACGGCCGGGGACAGGGGAGACACCG AGGTTGTTGTCGGCCCTCCCACCGCCTACCTGGGCTATGTGCAGGAGAAGTTGGCAGGATCTGGTGTTTATGCAGCAGCACAGAACTGTTACAAGGTGCCCAAGGGAGCTTTCACTGGAGAAATCAG TCCTGCTATGATCAAGGACATCGGCTGTGAGTGGGTCATCTTGGGTCACTCAGAGAGGAGGAATGTGTTTGGGGAGTCTGATGAG CTGATTGCTGAGAAGATAGAACATGCCCTTGCAGAGGGGTTGAAGGTCATCGCCTGTATCGGAGAGAAGCTGGAGGAACGAGAGGGGGGACAGACTGAGGAGGTTGTCTTCAGGCAGACCACGGCTTTCAAAG ATAAAGTGAAAGATTGGGGCAAGGTGGTTCTTGCTTATGAACCTGTCTGGGCCATCGGGACAGGCAAGGTGGCAACCCCTCAACAG GCCCAGGAGGTCCACGCCAGTCTGCGTACCTGGCTATCTGAGAACGTGTCTCCTGCAGTAGCTAACTCACTCCGCATCATCTATGGAG GTTCGGTGTCGGCCAGTAACTGCAAAGAACTCGCCACCCAGGGTGACATTGATGGCTTCCTCGTGGGCGGAGCCTCCCTGAAGCCAGACTTTGTTAAAATTATCAATGCACGCAAAGCTTGA
- the LOC118430361 gene encoding SPRY domain-containing SOCS box protein 4-like isoform X2, whose protein sequence is MGQKVSGGVKTAGPGREPSLKALNSDRDLLHPDMQKPSRLDMLLDMPQADRETQVKHAWNNEDRSLNIFVKEDDKLTFHRHPVAQSTDCIRGKVGYTRGLHVWEIHWSTRQRGTHAVVGVATEHAALHSVGYQSLVGSNAESWGWDLGRNKLYHDSKNNPGITYPRTLKADENFVVPDKFLVVLDMDEGTISFVVDGQFLGIAFRGLKGKKLYPIVSAVWGHCEITTKYIGGLDPEPLPLMDLCRRTIRLSLGKDRLKDVPKLPLPQALKNYLLYQ, encoded by the exons ATGGGACAGAAGGTGTCTGGTGGGGTGAAGACGGCAGGGCCAGGGCGGGAGCCGTCACTAAAGGCTCTGAACTCGGACAGGGACTTGTTACACCCCGACATGCAGAAGCCTAGCCGACTAGATATGCTCCTTGATATGCCACAGGcggacagggaaacacaagtCAAACACGCGTGGAACAACGAAGATCGGTCACTGAACATTTTTGTGAAAGAAGACGACAAACTCACCTTCCACAGACACCCGGTTGCTCAGAGTACGGACTGTATTCGTGGTAAAGTTGGGTACACAAGAGGACTTCATGTATGGGAGATTCACTGGAGCACGAGACAACGGGGGACGCATGCTGTGGTAGGAGTAGCGACAGAGCATgccgccttgcattcggtagggtACCAGTCTCTAGTGGGGAGCAACGCAGAGTCGTGGGGCTGGGACTTGGGAAGGAACAAGCTCTACCACGATAGTAAAAACAACCCCGGAATCACGTATCCTAGGACATTGAAAGCGGATGAGAACTTTGTGGTACCAGACAAGTTCCTTGTAGTTTTAGACATGGATGAGGGCACAATCAGTTTTGTAGTGGACGGACAGTTCTTGGGCATCGCCTTCCGTGGACTGAAGGGAAAGAAGTTGTACCCAATTGTCAGTGCAGTGTGGGGACATTGTGAGATCACCACCAAGTACATCGGAGGCTTGGATC CGGAACCCCTGCCGTTGATGGACCTGTGCAGGCGGACCATTCGCCTGTCGCTGGGGAAGGACCGCCTGAAGGACGTGCCCAAACTCCCTCTCCCACAAGCTCTCAAGAACTACCTGCTGTACCAATAA
- the LOC118430317 gene encoding DNA damage-binding protein 2-like encodes MAPASKKSNKRKHLSDTPSSSDEDDFENPEFLPRKAKKRSSSRTSPASARTKTCSKDLKNGTSAKPVVNGKNHGKRNGKKHAKDQESNLSEDETDSDGDDPDSTCSQGASMSKQELKLSKTKKVEEKSAKLSAEGESGRRKTSAVTNRKTSTADVTPGISRKKRTDSTTEENGKLLDKKNGKMHEKKQASQLSGDSDSDQDNPASQLEEVKKGLSAFRYQKSPKTPKMLAERKSTEPTASTSKGTPAQRKKAGSGTPVMECLKVKVKKSSSSSRSSTKASGKKSSNTGSPSGGKKTGGKGKTKGQDKKGKEAKSRKEQKMTQQYVNLEEGDVLFEVTRRKSSSNIVLSLNRAAMGLNNNGKVYASPHEPYLRTLRSLGLYRTASPFDRRVTVIEWHPSHPTLVAAGSKGGDIILWNFEKVGMDCFIQGIGPGGYVSALKFSPWNESQVYTAQLDGTVNLLDFNGRNNRNFLSTHSWSNWYCAADVNTPHKMLVAGESQGHVVMMDTEGEKLWQHRLHKSKVTHVEFNTGCDWLLVTASTDRTVKLWDIRMVEGKGSALYTLEHDHPINSAYFSPNDHCKLLTTDQHHDLRVYSGPDWGRLDTAIYHPHRFFQHLTPIKACWHPMYDLAVVGRYPDNKSPHHVPGEANTIDIFNINTGETVCQLQDQGAPGIKSLNKFSPSGESLVSAMGYNILIWQRKEILQDKQEKLMEKMQGEVAAHLDTPGVTRRQRPGPPAGKMAAKIKKKLQDQ; translated from the exons ATGGCTCCGGCATCCAAGAAGTCCAACAAGAGGAAGCATCTCTCAGATACTCCATCCAGTAGTGATGAAGATGACTTTGAGAATCCTGAGTTTCTGCCTCGTAAAGCCAAGAAAAGATCATCCAGTAGGACCAGTCCAGCCTCTGCAAGGACGAAGACTTGTAGCAAGGACCTGAAGAATGGAACTTCAGCAAAGCCTGTGGTCAATGGCAAAAATCATGGAAAGAGGAATGGTAAAAAGCATGCAAAGGATCAGGAATCAAATCTGTCTGAGGATGAAACAGATTCCGATGGAGACGACCCAGACAGTACATGCAGCCAGGGTGCTTCAATGTCAAAACAAGAGTTGAAGCTTTCCAAGACAAAGAAAGTCGAAGAGAAATCTGCAAAGCTTTCTGCAGAAGGTGAGAGTGGAAGAAGGAAAACAAGTGCAGTGACAAACAGGAAAACAAGCACAGCAGATGTGACCCCCGGTATCTCACGTAAGAAAAGGACAGATTCAACGACTGAAGAAAATGGTAAACTGCTTGACAAGAAAAATGGGAAAATGCATGAAAAGAAACAGGCATCACAGTTGTCTGGTGATTCAGATTCTGACCAAGACAACCCAGCCTCACAACTGGAGGAAGTAAAGAAAGGCCTCTCAGCTTTCAGATACCAGAAAAGTCCAAAGACACCAAAGATGTTAGCAGAAAGAAAATCAACTGAACCAACAGCTTCAACAAGTAAGGGAACACCTGCGCAAAGGAAGAAGGCAGGTTCAGGTACTCCCGTCATGGAATGTCTAAAAGTCAAGGTGAAGAAAAGTTCTAGTTCTTCAAGGTCATCAACAAAGGCAAGTGGAAAGAAATCTTCAAACACAGGGTCTCCGTCAGGTGGCAAAAAGACAGGAGGGAAAGGGAAGACCAAAGGACAAGACAAGAAAGGGAAGGAGGCTAAAAGTCGTAAGGAACAGAAAATGACCCAGCAGTATGTGAATTTGGAGGAAGGGGATGTGTTGTTTGAGGTGACTCGGAGGAAGTCGAGCAGCAACATCGTTCTCTCTCTCAACAGAGCTGCCATGGGACTGAATAACAATGGGAAG GTGTATGCATCACCCCACGAGCCGTACCTGCGGACCTTGCGATCCCTGGGCTTGTATCGTACAGCCAGTCCGTTTGACAGACGAGTCACCGTCATAGAGTGGCACCCCTCCCACCCCACTTTGGTAGCAGCTGGGTCCAAGGGTGGTGACATCATCTTGTGGAACTTCGAGAAAGTTGGCATGGACTGCTTCATTCAAGGG ATTGGTCCAGGTGGCTATGTGTCTGCGCTGAAGTTCTCCCCCTGGAATGAGAGCCAGGTATACACAGCTCAGCTGGATGGTACTGTCAACCTGCTGGACTTCAACGGCAGAAACAACAGGAACTTTCTATCCACACACAGTTGGAG TAACTGGTACTGTGCAGCGGATGTGAACACTCCACACAAGATGCTGGTGGCAGGAGAGAGTCAGGGTCATGTTGTCATGATGGACACAGAGGGAGAAAAG TTGTGGCAGCATCGACTACACAAGTCAAAGGTGACCCATGTGGAGTTCAACACCGGCTGTGATTGGTTGCTGGTGACTGCATCCACAGACAGGACAGTGAAACTGTGGGACATCCGTATGGTGGAGGGGAAGGGCAGCGCACTGTACACGCTGGAGCATGACCATCCTATCAACAGTG CTTACTTCAGCCCCAATGACCACTGCAAGCTGCTGACCACTGACCAGCACCACGACTTGCGAGTGTATAGCGGACCAGACTGGGGCAGACTGGACACTGCCATCTACCATCCTCATAGGTTCTTCCAGCATCTCACACCTATCAAG GCTTGCTGGCACCCCATGTATGACCTGGCAGTGGTGGGCAGGTATCCAGATAACAAGTCTCCCCACCATGTTCCTGGGGAGGCAAACACCATCGACATCTTCAACATCAACACAGGAGAGACGGTGTGTCAGCTACAGGACCAGGGGGCTCCGGGCATCAAGTCG CTCAACAAGTTTAGTCCAAGTGGAGAGTCACTGGTCTCAGCAATGG GCTACAACATACTTATCTGGCAGCGTAAGGAGATTCTCCAGGACAAGCAGGAGAAACTGATGGAGAAGATGCAGGGGGAAGTGGCAGCACACCTGGATACACCTGGCGTCACTAGGAGACAACGGCCAGGCCCACCTGCAGGCAAGATGGCCGCCAAGATCAAGAAGAAGCTTCAGGACCAGTGA
- the LOC118430361 gene encoding SPRY domain-containing SOCS box protein 4-like isoform X1 — MVQTRSSGAAVAHNTRLRSLRECNCLRSRIRQLREQTRRQVSRISSANRQVRAMGQKVSGGVKTAGPGREPSLKALNSDRDLLHPDMQKPSRLDMLLDMPQADRETQVKHAWNNEDRSLNIFVKEDDKLTFHRHPVAQSTDCIRGKVGYTRGLHVWEIHWSTRQRGTHAVVGVATEHAALHSVGYQSLVGSNAESWGWDLGRNKLYHDSKNNPGITYPRTLKADENFVVPDKFLVVLDMDEGTISFVVDGQFLGIAFRGLKGKKLYPIVSAVWGHCEITTKYIGGLDPEPLPLMDLCRRTIRLSLGKDRLKDVPKLPLPQALKNYLLYQ; from the exons CAAACAAGAAGCAGTGGTGCAGCAGTTGCCCATAACACACGCCTCCGCAGCCTGCGGGAGTGCAACTGCCTGAGGTCCCGGATACGCCAACTGCGGGAGCAGACCCGCCGACAAGTTTCCAGGATTTCCAGCGCCAACAGACAAGTGCGGGCCATGGGACAGAAGGTGTCTGGTGGGGTGAAGACGGCAGGGCCAGGGCGGGAGCCGTCACTAAAGGCTCTGAACTCGGACAGGGACTTGTTACACCCCGACATGCAGAAGCCTAGCCGACTAGATATGCTCCTTGATATGCCACAGGcggacagggaaacacaagtCAAACACGCGTGGAACAACGAAGATCGGTCACTGAACATTTTTGTGAAAGAAGACGACAAACTCACCTTCCACAGACACCCGGTTGCTCAGAGTACGGACTGTATTCGTGGTAAAGTTGGGTACACAAGAGGACTTCATGTATGGGAGATTCACTGGAGCACGAGACAACGGGGGACGCATGCTGTGGTAGGAGTAGCGACAGAGCATgccgccttgcattcggtagggtACCAGTCTCTAGTGGGGAGCAACGCAGAGTCGTGGGGCTGGGACTTGGGAAGGAACAAGCTCTACCACGATAGTAAAAACAACCCCGGAATCACGTATCCTAGGACATTGAAAGCGGATGAGAACTTTGTGGTACCAGACAAGTTCCTTGTAGTTTTAGACATGGATGAGGGCACAATCAGTTTTGTAGTGGACGGACAGTTCTTGGGCATCGCCTTCCGTGGACTGAAGGGAAAGAAGTTGTACCCAATTGTCAGTGCAGTGTGGGGACATTGTGAGATCACCACCAAGTACATCGGAGGCTTGGATC CGGAACCCCTGCCGTTGATGGACCTGTGCAGGCGGACCATTCGCCTGTCGCTGGGGAAGGACCGCCTGAAGGACGTGCCCAAACTCCCTCTCCCACAAGCTCTCAAGAACTACCTGCTGTACCAATAA
- the LOC118430375 gene encoding triosephosphate isomerase-like isoform X2: protein MNGSKDSINEICGWLTAGDRGDTEVVVGPPTAYLGYVQEKLAGSGVYAAAQNCYKVPKGAFTGEISPAMIKDIGCEWVILGHSERRNVFGESDELIAEKIEHALAEGLKVIACIGEKLEEREGGQTEEVVFRQTTAFKDKVKDWGKVVLAYEPVWAIGTGKVATPQQAQEVHASLRTWLSENVSPAVANSLRIIYGGSVSASNCKELATQGDIDGFLVGGASLKPDFVKIINARKA, encoded by the exons ATGAACGGCAGTAAAGACTCCATCAACGAGATCTGCGGGTGGCTGACGGCCGGGGACAGGGGAGACACCG AGGTTGTTGTCGGCCCTCCCACCGCCTACCTGGGCTATGTGCAGGAGAAGTTGGCAGGATCTGGTGTTTATGCAGCAGCACAGAACTGTTACAAGGTGCCCAAGGGAGCTTTCACTGGAGAAATCAG TCCTGCTATGATCAAGGACATCGGCTGTGAGTGGGTCATCTTGGGTCACTCAGAGAGGAGGAATGTGTTTGGGGAGTCTGATGAG CTGATTGCTGAGAAGATAGAACATGCCCTTGCAGAGGGGTTGAAGGTCATCGCCTGTATCGGAGAGAAGCTGGAGGAACGAGAGGGGGGACAGACTGAGGAGGTTGTCTTCAGGCAGACCACGGCTTTCAAAG ATAAAGTGAAAGATTGGGGCAAGGTGGTTCTTGCTTATGAACCTGTCTGGGCCATCGGGACAGGCAAGGTGGCAACCCCTCAACAG GCCCAGGAGGTCCACGCCAGTCTGCGTACCTGGCTATCTGAGAACGTGTCTCCTGCAGTAGCTAACTCACTCCGCATCATCTATGGAG GTTCGGTGTCGGCCAGTAACTGCAAAGAACTCGCCACCCAGGGTGACATTGATGGCTTCCTCGTGGGCGGAGCCTCCCTGAAGCCAGACTTTGTTAAAATTATCAATGCACGCAAAGCTTGA